GTTCATCGTGAATGACGAGAGATGGCAAAACACTCCCTGCCTGCTCGAAACGCCGAAAAGCGGTCGGGGGGATGCGGGAAACCTGCAACTCTTGCGAAAATTGCGAGGCGAGTGACGATTCGTGACGGCACGTCTCATGCTGACCGAGGAGGCCTTTTCATGGCACCCACATTGCGCATCGATCTGGAAAAAATCAGGAGCAACACCTGGGAAGTGGCGCGGCGCTGCAAGAAACACGGCATTCACCTTGCGGGAGTGACGAAAGGCGTGTGTGGCTCTCCAGAAGTGGCATTTGCAATGATCGAAGGGGGATGCGCGTCTCTTTTTGACAGCAGAGTGGCGAATCTTCGTAGACTCAAGGAAGCGAACGTTCCCGTTCCAGTGCATCTTCTTCGTATCCCTATGCTCAGTGAGCTGAAGGAGGTGATCGAGTTCGCGAATGGGACCCTTGTCTCCATGATCGAGACCATCGAACGGCTGGACCTGTTATGCGAACAGCGACGACGCAAACTGGAAGTTCTCCTCATGGTGGATGTGGGCGATCTGCGAGAGGGAGTCTGGCCTGATGAGATGGAACGTTTCGCCCAGGTGCTCCGTCGTTGCCGGTGGGTGCAGTGCACCGGCATCGGAACTAATCTGGGCTGTTTCGGCGGCGTGCTCCCCACGCCGCTCAATCTGACGCGGCTGGTGGAACTCAAAGGTGAATTGGAACACCTCCTCGCCTCACCAGTGCCGTTCGTTTCCGGAGGAGGTACGTCCTCTCTGTATCTTCTCGAGGAGGAGCGCATGCCCGCCGGAATAAATCACCTCCGGGTCGGCGAGGCCATTCTTCTCGGGCGGGATGTGTCGAGGAACAGATATCTTCCGGGGATGCATCGTAACGCAATTCTCTTCGAAGCGGAAATCATCGAGCTGCGTAGAAAGCCGAGCGTTCCCATCGGGACGATAGGCGCCGATGCCTTCGGCAATGTTCCCGTTTTCGAGGACCGGGGCTTCGGTTGAGAGCAATTGTGGCTGCGGGACGTCAGGATGTCGTTCCCGAAGGACTTCTTCCCACGGACAGGGGGGTTCATGTTCTCGGGGCTTCCAGTGATCACCTTCTCCTGGACGTTGAGGATATGATGCCGGTACCCAGGCTCGGAGAGGTGCTCTCCTTCGAAATGTCCTATGGAGCGATGCTTGCCGCCGCTACCTCTTCTTATGTCGTGAAGCGATTCGAATGAACCACCGCAGGTCTCTGCGGATTTTGCGAAAAAGGTGCGAATGACATGTTCTCTCTCGTGAGATGGCTGGATGTTCTCGACATCGCCATCATCAGTTTCATCCTCTATCGTTTTTTGTTACTTCTTCTCGACACGAGAGCCATGCAACTCATGAAGGGACTCTTCATCCTCGGCGGCATAGCCGCCGTGGCGAAAGTTCTCCAATTGAGCGCCCTCTCCTGGCTGTTGAGCAAACTCCTGGGAGTCGTCTTCATCGCGATTCCCATCATCTTTCAACCTGAGCTACGCCGCCTTCTGGAAGAATTGGGTCGAGGCAATCTCTGGCAGCGCCGCATGGCGGAAGAGCGGGCGGAACATCTTGCGGACGAGGTGACACGGGCTCTGCTATATCTTCAATCCCAAAAGATCGGTGCTCTGCTCGTCTTCCAGCGAGGAACGGGACTCAGGGACATTTGGCGCTCAGCAGTGCGCCTCAACGCGGAGATTTCCCAGGAAGAAGTGGTTTCCATCTTTTGGCCGAACAACCCACTTCATGATGGCGCCGCGATTTTCGACAAGGACAGGATCCTCGCCGCCGCCTCCTATCTACCGTTAACGGAAAAGAGTGATCTTTCCCGTTCCTTCGGAACACGGCACAGAGCGGCGCTGGGTGTCACGGAAATTTCCGATGCCATCTCTCTCGTCGTCTCCGAAGAGCGTGGAGAAATCTCGATGGCAATCAACGGTCACATCTCCAGGGGAATGAAGGAACCCCAGATACGGAAACTTCTCTTCTCTTATTTCCGGGGCAAGAAAGAGAAACAGTCCTTTTTCGAGCGGGTTCGTCTGGAGTTGCTGCAGCAATTGTCAGGAGAAAATGAACATGAGGATGCTTGAGCGCATTGATGCAATGCTCAACTCGCGGCTTTTTCTTCGGATCGCCTCGGTGGTCATCGCGGTGTTAATCTGGCTTTACGCGGCGGGGGAACGGAATGCGGAGACGGTGAAGACCTTCGAGGTTTCCCTGGAGTACCGAAATCTCGGAGTCGGCTTGACTCTTTCGGATGCGCCCGACAAAGTCAACGTGCAGGTCACCGGAGCGAGGAATATTCTCGCCGCCATGACTCCGCAGAACCTCATCGCCACGGTGGATCTGCGAGATCTCGGCCCAGGACGTCATACGCTTCCCGTGACGTCCCTCGCGCCGTCGGGGGTACGTATCACTACGGTGACACCTCCTTACGCGGAAGTGCAGGTTCTTCGGCTCATCGAAAAAACACTCCCCGTGTCGCTCAACATGGAGGGAACTTTCCCGGAGGGAGTGTCTCTGGAGTCGTCGGATCTCGATCCGAGGGAAGTGCTTCTTCGCGGAGACGAGGCACTGCTGCAGAAAATCCAGAAAGTGACCGTGGTGACGACACCACAGGAGTTGATACGTGGAGAAGGTTTTCTGGAACTTCCTGTTCGCCTTCCCCTCTCGGGACGGGTGGAACATCTTTCGGTGATTCCAAAGAGCGTTGTTTTTTCCTACACCTTGAAGCGTGATCTTCCACGTCGTGAAGTTCCTTTGCGAATGCATATTCTCGGTGAGGTCGATCCCGATTTTTCCGTGACATCCATCACTGTTGACCCCCCCTCCGTGATTCTTCAGGGGCCATCGGCTCAGCTCGATCTGATCGACCAAATTGACCTGATGCCCCTCGATATTTCGGGAATGAAGGAGACAGCAGTTTTTTCCATAGACATCGTCCCCCCGGTAGGAAACGACAATGAAGGGTTATTGCCGATTCGTTCGGCCACGATTCGTGTCACGATTTCTCCTAAGAGTGAAACCCGTATGATTTCCGGAGTGCGGGTCGGCATCAGTGGAAAAAGCATTTATCCGAACTGGAGAGTCGAACCGGGAACAGTCGAGGTTGTTGTCAAAGGGCTTCCCTCCGCGCTGGAGAATCTTCCGGAAGTCGAAGCCTATGTGGATGTGACGAACCTCGTTTCAAGGCGGGCCACCGTTCCCGTACGGGCCAGAAGTAAAGGCGGAGCGTTGGAAATCGTGGAGATCCGTCCTCCGAACGTTACTGCCTATGCGATCGTTGATTGAAACTCTCTCCCGAGAAAGGATGAGATGTCGTGTTAACCGCATCAGGAAAAGTACGCTGTCTTTTTGGTACTGACGGTGTTAGAGACGTTGCCAACAGAGGTGCCATGACCCCAGAAATGGCCATGAGTCTTTCCAGGGCTTACGTATGGTGGTTGACACAAAACGGCTTTGCGCGTCCCCACGTGATTGTGGGAAGGGACACGCGTCGTTCCGGTTCAATGCTGGAGGCTGCCGTATTGGCGGGTTTGACTTCTGCCGGTGCAGAAGCGAGCGTCGCTGGAATCCTTCCAACGCCCGGGGTGAGCTTTGCCATTCGAAGCCAGCGTGTTCAAGGGGGTGCGGTGATCAGTGCCTCACACAACCCCGCTGAATACAATGGGCTCAAATTCTTTGACAAGAATGGATTTAAGCTCAGTGATGACGACGAGGCGACCATTGAGGAATTCCTGGAGGATCATCTCCTCGACCAATGGCGTCCCACGGGTGCTTCTGTTGGAGAGATCACGCACGAGTCGGAGCGGTACGGGGACGCCTATGTGGAGTGGCTCGTTTCCCTGGCAAACGGCATCAACGTATCCGGAGCAAGTCCTCTCGTCCTCGATTGCGCTCATGGTGCAGCCTTTGCCGTTGCGGAAGAGTTCGTCCGACGATGCCGGCTACCCGTCACTCTGGTCGGTGCGAAACCGGATGGCCTCAACATCAACGATGGCGTGGGCGTCATGTACCTTCCGCATCTTGCGGAATCGGTCAAGGAAAAGGGGGCCGCTCTCGGGATCGCCTTGGACGGTGATGCCGACCGAGTCCTGCTCGTCGATAAATTCGGGAGAACTATAGACGGAGACATCCTCCTTTGGGTTTTGGCTCGTTGGCTGAAAGCGAAGAATTCTCTCGGAGCAGGTGTTGTCGCCACCGTGATGAGCAACATGGCCCTTGAAGAGCACTTGGCACTGGAGGGAATTCCCGTCTTTCGTTGCCCCGTCGGCGACAAGTATGTGGTGGAAACAATGCGTTACCAGAGATCTGCTCTGGGAGGCGAACAATCCGGGCACATCATTTCGGGGGAACACGTGTCCACAGGCGATGGACTTTGTACGGGTATTCTCTTTCTTCATGCGATTTCCGAACTTGGCGAGGATGTGTCCAGCCTTGTGGACCGATTTGACCGTTATCCCCAGCTTCTGAAGAATGTCAAGGTTCGCGACAAGAAGAAAACCATGGAGGATGCGCGCCTTCAGGACGTTCTTTCCCAAGCGGAGCGGAAACTCCGTGGGTTGGGTAGAGTTTTCGTCAGATCCTCCGGGACCGAACCTTTTGTACGTATTCTTGTGGAAGCGAAGGAAAAGGGAATGCTGGAGGACATTTGTATCGGTGTGGAACAAGTCATTCGCCACATTGATTCTCTCGAATAGAAGGAATCCTTGGGAGCGGTCCGTTTTTTTTGCTCTTTCTGCTGCATGAAACGAGACGCCTTTCCCGAAAAAAGAGTCTCTCCGGAAATCATTTTCTCGGGAAGACTCTCGGGCAGCGTTTTAGGAAAGCTCTGAATAAAGGCCTTTCGCTTTCTCTTGACTCGGGTCGCATCAGGCTCTGCGAGGCGCCTTGCGGGGCTGACGCAGCCTTATTCAGAGATTTCTTAAATTTTTATGTATGACGATGAAATCGTGAGAGGAATACGGCGTTTGTATTTTCTTTCACGAACGTGCGAGAAAAATCCCTTACAAGACAGGATGACAGTCAACAGAATGCGGCTGTGAATCGGAGAAGGTTGTTTCAACAGTCCCGCCGCAAAGGGCAGAGGCACCCGGAACATCGATCAGCATCCTTGAAAACTGCGGTTGCCATTGGAGGAATGTTTATGACGACGCAAATGCAGGTCAGCAAATGCCTTTTCCCAGTAGCCGGGCTCGGTACGCGTTTTCTTCCGGCTACGAAGGAAATTCCCAAAGAAATGCTTCCTCTCATCGACAAACCAATCATTCATTACGGCGTCGAAGAAGCTGTTCGCTCCGGCTGCAAGGACATCGTGTTCGTCACGGGGAGAGGGAAACGGGCCATCGAAGACTATTTCGACAGGTCCTGGGAACTGGAACAGCTTCTCGAGGCGAGAGACAAGTTCGATCTCAGGGACATGGTTCGAGATATCAGCCATATGGCCAGGTTTTCCTATGTCCGCCAGTGTGAACCTCTCGGGCTGGGGCACGCGGTTCTCTGCGGCGAACAGGTCTGTGAAGGCGAACCCTTCGGTGTCATTCTTCCCGACGATGTCATGCTCGGAACACCACCCGTACTCGGGCAGCTCATTTCCGTACACCGTACATTCGGTGGTTCCGTCCTTGCCCTGCAGGAGGTCACACCTGAGGACACGTCACGCTACGGGATCGTGGATGCCGATCCCGTAGGAGAGGGAGTGTACAGAATACGGAACATGGTGGAAAAACCGCCTCTCTCCCAGGCGCCGAGTCGTCTTGCAATCATGGGGCGTTATGTCCTTTCGCCCGGGATTTTTCGAGAACTGCACGACCTGAACCCTGGGGCGGGCGGAGAGTACCAACTCACCGACGCAATTCGGGCTCTTCTCGACAAGGAATCCGTCTGGGGATTCGTCTATCGGGGAAAACGCCTCGATTGCGGTACCAAAGCCGGGTGGCTTCGAGCCACGACGATCATGGCCATGGAAGATCCCGAGACAAGGCAGATCGTTCTGTCGGCGCTCGAAGAAGGGGGGAATGTCCGATAAGGAGTAAAGCGTAAAAATTTTTATTTTTCTGTTTCCACGCTGTGCGTGTCAAGCGCCTGAGCCCGTCTTGTCCTCAGGACTTGCAGGCTGACGAGGTCGGGGAAGAATCGAATTTTCGGCGGATGTCCCCGTGGGCTCGGGAGGAGCCCAGCAAGATCCGGTACAAATGCGAAAAGTGATTTTCGCGACAAAAGCCGGATCATCCTCCTTGTTTCCGTTGTGTTGTGAGAGGATGTTGTGCGAAGTGTGTGGAATCGTTGGCTACGTAGGTTTTCGCAAGGCCGCCGAGGTCCTTTTGGATGGACTACGACGGGTTGAGTACCGTGGATATGATTCCGCCGGTTTGGCGGTACGGACGGAAAAGGGTTTGGAGATCGTCAAGGAAGTCGGAAAGGTCTCGGACCTCGAACAGGTCGCGAGGGGGAGAAATCTCACGGGGTGTCAGGGAATCGGACACACGAGATGGGCTACCCATGGCGGCGTGACGGTGACGAACGCACATCCTCATGCGGATGGAGCGGGACGTTTTGCTCTGGTTCACAATGGAATCATCGAGAACTATCTCGATCTTCAGGAAGAGCTTCACGCCAAGGGTGTTTGCTTCTTTTCTCAAACGGATACGGAAGTGATCGTACAGCTTCTCGCGCACCTTCGCGCCGAGACGGATGACATGCCCACCGCTCTTACGCTGCTGCAGCAGCGGCTGAACGGTTCTTTCGCCCTAGCCATCATCGACGCTCAGGAACCAGAGTGTTTCTACTGCGTGCGTCGCGGCTCACCTCTGGTTCTCGGCCTTGGGGTCGAGGAATGTTTTTGTGCCTCCGATGTGTCGGCACTCCTTCCCTACACGAAAAACGTGGTCTACCTCGAAGAGGGAGACACCGCTAGAGTGTGCACGAAGGGCGTGGAAATATGGAACGAGTGTGGCGAGGAAGTGTGCCGGGATGTTGCGATCGTCGATTGGGACGTCTCCATGTCTGAAAAGGACGGATATCCCCACTACATGCTGAAGGAGATCAACGAGCAAGGAGCGGTGTTTCGTTCTACGCTGAAGGGACGCATCACCGAGGGGCGTATCGATCTCTCGAACGATCTCGACTGGGATGCCTCCAAAATCAACTCGTGGAAGAATGTGCACATCGTCGCCTGCGGAACGTCCTACTACGCCTCCCTTGTGGCCCAAAGGGCATTGGAACAATGGACGGACTGTCATATCGTTGTGGACGTCGCCTCGGAATATCGTTATCGCAGGATGAAGGCGGATCCCAGCACGCTGGCGGTGTTCGTCTCCCAGTCGGGAGAGACGGCAGACACGCTTGCAGCCCAAAGGAAAGCTCGCAGCGAAGGTGCGCACTGTCTGGCGATCACAAACGTCCGAGGTTCCACGCTGGCGAGGGAAGTGCACGATGTGCTTCTGCTAAAAGCAGGGCCCGAGATCGGTGTTGCCGCCACAAAAACCTTCATGGGGCAGATGGTGGCACTGTATCTTCTCGCACTCTTTCTCGGCGAGGCGAGGAGAACGTTGTCCGCCGCGGAAGCGAAACGCCTTGCGGAAGAGCTGCTCCACCTTCCCTATAAAGTTGAAATTGTTCTCAACAGACAGGATGCCATCAAGGAAATTGCACGGAAATATGCGGAAAAACGTAATTTCCTCTATCTCGGAAGAGGCAACACGTATCCCGTCGCTCTCGAAGGCGCGCTCAAGCTCAAGGAAATTTCCTACATCCATGCAGAAGCCTACGCGGCAGGCGAGATGAAACACGGCCCAATCGCATTACTGGAGCCGGACGTTCCTGTCCTTGTGATTGTACCCAGAAACAGTCTTTACGAAAAAACACTCTCGAACATACAGGAGGCGAAGGCACGACACAGTGCCATCATCGCCGTAGGGACCGACGGCGATGCTCTCCTGCCCCATCACGTGGAGGACATTCTCTGGATTCCTTGGACGGATGAAGAATTTGTTCCATTTCTGGCGGTTGTTCCGTTGCAGTTGTTTGCCTATCACGCGGCAGTCCTGCGCGGATGCGAAATCGATCAGCCGAGGAACCTCGCGAAAAGCGTTACCGTGGAATAATGAAACTCGGTTTCGCACGCACGTGAAAAACGACTGCCGGCGTGAGAACGCTGGCAGTCGTTTTTCACGTGTTTGGCGCAAAATACCCAAAACGGTGCAGCGCACGTTGCGTTTTGAGCTTCACAACTTCAGGGCGAAAAGGTTTCACGATAAAATCAACCGCACCGAA
Above is a genomic segment from Aminiphilus circumscriptus DSM 16581 containing:
- the cdaA gene encoding diadenylate cyclase CdaA — its product is MFSLVRWLDVLDIAIISFILYRFLLLLLDTRAMQLMKGLFILGGIAAVAKVLQLSALSWLLSKLLGVVFIAIPIIFQPELRRLLEELGRGNLWQRRMAEERAEHLADEVTRALLYLQSQKIGALLVFQRGTGLRDIWRSAVRLNAEISQEEVVSIFWPNNPLHDGAAIFDKDRILAAASYLPLTEKSDLSRSFGTRHRAALGVTEISDAISLVVSEERGEISMAINGHISRGMKEPQIRKLLFSYFRGKKEKQSFFERVRLELLQQLSGENEHEDA
- the glmM gene encoding phosphoglucosamine mutase, which produces MLTASGKVRCLFGTDGVRDVANRGAMTPEMAMSLSRAYVWWLTQNGFARPHVIVGRDTRRSGSMLEAAVLAGLTSAGAEASVAGILPTPGVSFAIRSQRVQGGAVISASHNPAEYNGLKFFDKNGFKLSDDDEATIEEFLEDHLLDQWRPTGASVGEITHESERYGDAYVEWLVSLANGINVSGASPLVLDCAHGAAFAVAEEFVRRCRLPVTLVGAKPDGLNINDGVGVMYLPHLAESVKEKGAALGIALDGDADRVLLVDKFGRTIDGDILLWVLARWLKAKNSLGAGVVATVMSNMALEEHLALEGIPVFRCPVGDKYVVETMRYQRSALGGEQSGHIISGEHVSTGDGLCTGILFLHAISELGEDVSSLVDRFDRYPQLLKNVKVRDKKKTMEDARLQDVLSQAERKLRGLGRVFVRSSGTEPFVRILVEAKEKGMLEDICIGVEQVIRHIDSLE
- a CDS encoding alanine racemase: MAPTLRIDLEKIRSNTWEVARRCKKHGIHLAGVTKGVCGSPEVAFAMIEGGCASLFDSRVANLRRLKEANVPVPVHLLRIPMLSELKEVIEFANGTLVSMIETIERLDLLCEQRRRKLEVLLMVDVGDLREGVWPDEMERFAQVLRRCRWVQCTGIGTNLGCFGGVLPTPLNLTRLVELKGELEHLLASPVPFVSGGGTSSLYLLEEERMPAGINHLRVGEAILLGRDVSRNRYLPGMHRNAILFEAEIIELRRKPSVPIGTIGADAFGNVPVFEDRGFG
- a CDS encoding CdaR family protein, with the translated sequence MRMLERIDAMLNSRLFLRIASVVIAVLIWLYAAGERNAETVKTFEVSLEYRNLGVGLTLSDAPDKVNVQVTGARNILAAMTPQNLIATVDLRDLGPGRHTLPVTSLAPSGVRITTVTPPYAEVQVLRLIEKTLPVSLNMEGTFPEGVSLESSDLDPREVLLRGDEALLQKIQKVTVVTTPQELIRGEGFLELPVRLPLSGRVEHLSVIPKSVVFSYTLKRDLPRREVPLRMHILGEVDPDFSVTSITVDPPSVILQGPSAQLDLIDQIDLMPLDISGMKETAVFSIDIVPPVGNDNEGLLPIRSATIRVTISPKSETRMISGVRVGISGKSIYPNWRVEPGTVEVVVKGLPSALENLPEVEAYVDVTNLVSRRATVPVRARSKGGALEIVEIRPPNVTAYAIVD
- the glmS gene encoding glutamine--fructose-6-phosphate transaminase (isomerizing), producing MCGIVGYVGFRKAAEVLLDGLRRVEYRGYDSAGLAVRTEKGLEIVKEVGKVSDLEQVARGRNLTGCQGIGHTRWATHGGVTVTNAHPHADGAGRFALVHNGIIENYLDLQEELHAKGVCFFSQTDTEVIVQLLAHLRAETDDMPTALTLLQQRLNGSFALAIIDAQEPECFYCVRRGSPLVLGLGVEECFCASDVSALLPYTKNVVYLEEGDTARVCTKGVEIWNECGEEVCRDVAIVDWDVSMSEKDGYPHYMLKEINEQGAVFRSTLKGRITEGRIDLSNDLDWDASKINSWKNVHIVACGTSYYASLVAQRALEQWTDCHIVVDVASEYRYRRMKADPSTLAVFVSQSGETADTLAAQRKARSEGAHCLAITNVRGSTLAREVHDVLLLKAGPEIGVAATKTFMGQMVALYLLALFLGEARRTLSAAEAKRLAEELLHLPYKVEIVLNRQDAIKEIARKYAEKRNFLYLGRGNTYPVALEGALKLKEISYIHAEAYAAGEMKHGPIALLEPDVPVLVIVPRNSLYEKTLSNIQEAKARHSAIIAVGTDGDALLPHHVEDILWIPWTDEEFVPFLAVVPLQLFAYHAAVLRGCEIDQPRNLAKSVTVE
- the galU gene encoding UTP--glucose-1-phosphate uridylyltransferase GalU; amino-acid sequence: MTTQMQVSKCLFPVAGLGTRFLPATKEIPKEMLPLIDKPIIHYGVEEAVRSGCKDIVFVTGRGKRAIEDYFDRSWELEQLLEARDKFDLRDMVRDISHMARFSYVRQCEPLGLGHAVLCGEQVCEGEPFGVILPDDVMLGTPPVLGQLISVHRTFGGSVLALQEVTPEDTSRYGIVDADPVGEGVYRIRNMVEKPPLSQAPSRLAIMGRYVLSPGIFRELHDLNPGAGGEYQLTDAIRALLDKESVWGFVYRGKRLDCGTKAGWLRATTIMAMEDPETRQIVLSALEEGGNVR